Proteins from one Gossypium raimondii isolate GPD5lz chromosome 8, ASM2569854v1, whole genome shotgun sequence genomic window:
- the LOC105791607 gene encoding uncharacterized protein LOC105791607: MSIACCCPVLECVYCLACARWAWQKCLYTAGHESEHWGLATVEEFEPVPRLCRLILAVYEDDLHNPLWAPPGGYGINPDWVFLRRNDQETEGRAPPYMIYLDHENADIVFAVRGLNLAKESDYAVLLDNKLGQTKFDGGYVHNGLLKAAEWVFDAECEVLRELLKKNPSYTLTFAGHSLGAGLVALLVMVAVQNRSKLGITERNRFRCYAIAPARCMSLNLAVRYADVINSVVLQDDFLPRTTTALEDVFKSLFCLPCLLCLMCLKDTCTMEEKMLKDPRRLYAPGRLYHIVERRPCRIGRFPPVVRTAVPVDGRFEHIVLSCNATSDHAIIWIERESQRALDLMVEKDGVMRVPAKQKMVRHVSLAREHSEEHKAALQRAVALDIPQAYSPSTYGTFHEMEGAGSSGGSSERGF; this comes from the exons ATGTCAATCGCCTGTTGCTGTCCCGTCCTTGAATGTGTCTACTGTTTAGCCTGTGCTCGTTGGGCATGGCAGAAATGTCTATACACTGCTGGCCATGAAAGCGAGCACTGGGGTTTAGCCACAGTGGAAGAATTTGAGCCAGTCCCACGCCTTTGTCGTTTAATTCTAGCTGTTTATGAAGATGATCTCCATAACCCTCTTTGGGCACCCCCTGGAGGTTATGGCATTAACCCTGATTGGGTTTTCTTAAGAAGAAATGACCAAGAAACTGAAGGCCGAGCTCCACCTTACATGATTTATTTAGATCATGAAAATGCTGATATTGTGTTTGCTGTTAGGGGACTTAACTTAGCCAAGGAAAGTGATTATGCTGTTTTGCTTGATAACAAACTGGGGCAGACCAAATTTGATGGTGGATATGTCCACAACGGGTTATTGAAAGCCGCCGAGTGGGTTTTTGATGCCGAGTGTGAGGTTTTAAGGGAATTACTTAAGAAGAATCCTAGCTACACTTTGACATTTGCAGGTCATTCCCTTGGAGCAGGCTTGGTGGCCTTGTTGGTGATGGTTGCCGTTCAAAATCGTAGCAAACTGGGAATCACAGAGAGGAACCGGTTTAGATGCTACGCCATTGCTCCCGCTCGGTGTATGTCGCTCAATTTGGCGGTTCGATATGCAGATGTAATCAATTCAGTAGTGCTTCAG GATGATTTTTTACCTCGAACAACCACTGCGTTGGAAGATGTTTTCAAATCACTCTTCTG TTTACCGTGTCTTTTGTGCCTAATGTGCTTGAAAGACACTTGCACCATGGAGGAGAAGATGCTGAAAGATCCGAGGCGGCTGTATGCACCTGGACGCCTGTACCACATTGTTGAAAGAAGACCTTGCAG GATAGGAAGATTTCCCCCTGTGGTGAGGACTGCAGTTCCTGTGGATGGGAGGTTTGAGCATATAGTTCTTTCCTGCAATGCAACCTCTGATCATGCTATTATTTGGATAGAAAGAGAGTCCCAAAGAGCTCTTGAT TTGATGGTGGAGAAAGATGGGGTAATGCGGGTTCCTGCAAAGCAGAAAATGGTACGGCATGTGTCTCTTGCTCGAGAACACAGTGAAGAGCACAAGGCAGCTCTTCAGAGGGCAGTTGCTTTGGATATCCCGCAGGCTTACTCGCCTTCCACGTATGGAACATTCCATGAAATGGAAGGAGCCGGATCTTCTGGTGGATCAAGTGAGAGAGGCTTCTAA